TCTCATCGACACCTACCGAGGCTCCACCGATCTTCCGCAGTGGGACGGCAAGCATTGCTCCAACGTTCAGAACGCCTCAGATGGAACTAAGTTCCAAGGAGGAGTCAGCAGGAACCAGTCTGTTCTGTTCTATAGAAAGAGTCTATGTCGAGCAGCACCTTTGGTAAGTCTAAAACAGTTTGTTTACCACTTGCtctattttattgatttaatcaaacaaagatattaaatactagctgtcgttgcgcggtttcacccgcatggttcccgttcccgtaggaatacgcggataatatatagcctatagcctaatCGATAAttaagctatctaacactgaaataatttttcaaatcggaccagaagttcctgagattagcgtgttcaatcatacaaacaaacaaactcttcagctttcaaatcaaatcaaaaatcatttatttcaagtaggctcagtatacaagcacttttgagacgtcagttgactatttgtaaagattctaccaccggtttgtaaggcaggtttataatattagtatagatgtaattaTGAGAAATTAGAATTGCCGATCTGCAATACCTATAAATtgaactatatataaatataaataaaggaaCATATTCTATCTTATTATAAACCACATACCATTAACTCTTATCAAAATTAGATTTGAAATTGTctgataacaattaaaattgCCAACTTGATAAATTTGATAAGCTTGATAATTAAGTTATAATGCAAATTCAAAAGCTTGAAAAGTTCTAGTAAAATTTGTAGAACATTTTAGCGACCATAAAAAATTTGTTATGTCAACTTGTGAAACTAAATTTGCTGAAGAAGTATATGTATAATTCCAGATACCGGCTGAAGAAGGTGTGAAGAATGGTATGAAAGCGTACAAATATGTGTTCCCAGAGCATATGTTGGATAACGGGAAGTTTATTGAAGAGAACAAGTGCTTCTGTAGACATGGTAAGATTTAGTAAACAATCGTAATatctaaaattgaaattaataaattaaattacaatgataatattaaatacttaaaaataaagagacAAAAACCATTGtctacaaacaaattaaaataatcgattctaaTATTTTCTCAAGAGGTTACAGTTCATTATATTATAACGATAGATAGATAAGGAAATGTTAACAAAAATGATTGCATAAAATGTTAACAAAACACCTGGACATAACTCAATGCCACAAAGtagatacctattataaaaaaaaatactattttcaaagaaacagtttaaaataatagttaaaattcAGCTAGAGTAAAATATTGTTAACCTTTTGTAGGTAAATGTCTTCCCGAAGGGCTAATTGATGTCACTGATTGTTACTATGGTTTCCCGATTGCGCTGTCCTACCCTCACTTCTACAAAGGAGACGAAGTACTATTCAGCAAAGTTGAAGGCCTGACACCGAATAAAGAGCAGCATGAGACTAGGTAAGaggtttttttacttaattgtcTATTTGTGATAATATGAGTTACAAAAGTCCTAGTAGACATCCTGTcgaatgtaaaaatgtaaaagctTAATAATTAGATCggattctaaaatatatatggtTTGATTTTGAAACGAGTCACTCTATGACAAGTGGACTTCatacatattttgattttataaagtttgcTAGTTGTAACTACAATTTATTAATACTCTTATCAAACTGAAacttaaatttgatttattttttgtagattttGGGTGCAGCCAAACGCAGGGTTGCCTTTGGATGTCAGCTCCAAGTTTCAGATCAACATGGCTCTTGGTGACATCAGTATGATACGGCATACAGAGAAATTCTCTAACATGTACCTCCCACTGCTATGGTTTGATATTGTAAGTATATTTCAAGCACTATATGACTTCATTCATTTATACATATAGTTGCACACGaagttcaaaatattttataaaatttatttaaatttacattatattaaaatgCCCAAATTGTTGAGTCTATAGATATAATTAAGTTGTTGAGTTAGTCTCCTTTTGAGAActgatacttattttttttgtacgagtatattatatgtaacaaaaatataatgcaTACTAATGTCTCTGCTgcatacttattataaatagtcCCATCGATAGACGTCTgttgaaaatttttcaattgattctcttaaaatcttaatttataattgttcgtTTTGTTGTacgtattattaacatttttttatttctgttacaGAGAATGTATACTCTTCCACCACCGCTCGAGCTCAAATTCAAAATGTACCTAAACATTTTACCGGTCGCCGAACAATGTTGGATGTATATCAGTTTCATCGCTGGCACAATCTTGATACTTGTCACTAGTTACATCCTGACGTTCAAGATTATGTTTAAGTCTTACTCCAAAAAGAACACCATCAACTTCAGACCAAGCATTTGGGTGGAACGagagaaaaataacaaagtcaACAATAGAGGTGACATTTATGCTCCTTGTGAACTCCCTCTCTCAGATACAGATTCGGATCAAACGTTTGAtacaaaaacaacatttatgAAAACCCAAAGTGATAAAATTAAGGAGTTGGGACGCAGACTGAGCGATAGAGTTCACGACGTCAAAGGGAAGTTTGAACTAGGTCATTCCAAACAGACTGCAAAACACAACGATAGAAAGAACTCACTTATAAATCCTGATGAATCACAAGATGAAACAAACGAAGCCTTCAAAAGTGATTCCAGTGAAAGCGACTCCGATACGAAAACATATAGATTTGTAAAACAAAGTGATAGTGAAGACAATTGCAAATATTTGGAAGTTTTAGACGATGGTAGTGAGTTTGATGATGCAGACCGTCGAAGGAAAAACAGTAAAAACGAGTTATACATACATATcgaataattttacttataatcGTGAGTCTTGCCATGTTAGACTTGCCaaaacttttgaaatatcagTGTGGAGTGTATGAAAAAGACTGGTGCCAATTTGAttgaatttaaaagttaaataagtAATGTGTGTTACCATTTCTGCTGTGATATTCGCTAACTCGGCgcttaagaaattaaaagccATGAAATTTACTCATTTAATGGTTTTCCTTTAAAGATACTAATGGTCTAAGAACCTATCATAGGCcggattttcgtaattttttaaaatctgaaagtttCCCATTCTCCTACCAGGAGGTCtggatttttaacttttataaaataccgAAGGTCTGGTATGTTTTTAATCCAAATAATACTAAATTCAAACAGGCTCAACTGACCTCTGAAAGATATCGAGTACCGAATTATTAATCTAGCAGTGAAATGGATTGTACCTAAGTGTTAATTTTAAGCTATTAGTGACTTTCTCAGTTtccaaataatttaaagttattgtAAGTAATTAAGGTCAGtgtagtaatattaataatttcagtTTAAATAACAGACAGCTATTTTGTTTACTGATAATAAGCACAAATTTAGATGATAGAAACAAATGCTGTCTAGAACGAGATATTAGTGCACAaacgcattttttaaataatgataataaatggatttatacatattttattgcaCAAGTGTGTTTGCTAAGCTCATTCCATATTTCCCAactctcaatatttttttatattatattttactaaagtAATGTTTTTACTTTCAGATTTTAGTGCAACACGTATTTCTAgctcatatttaaatattgaaattattaatattaaacacgTTTATATaagacttttttataattaaaataataatttattacctatTAATAAAACAAGACTCCCGTATATTTGTTGGTAAAAGGATAGCAGTAAGAGACAGTTaaacacaataattatatttacctaattttaaaatatttctgacCTCCCAACTCttccttaaaaatattaaatgtacggaaataaattaaaatacgcttttttatatttaatgaaaatctctattttatattatataaattataataaccatGTTATTTTAAGTGATTATAGTAATACACTCATAGAACTAGAATATTGATTTAGTATATAAAGAAAACCAgcgatttttaatattaatttgacaatctgatttaattataaaataccaaTATCTACCTGTACAAATAAATTTACTTCATAcctagataataatatattagttttaattaaaacaaacagtAAGAAAAACGATTAACTATACGAACACCTATTTGCCTTTGTAAAccaaaatctttaaaatttttacaatatttcattttgtatttgaacATATATTTCAATATGGTCAAAATTTCAAAGAATTtgcaatatttacattttaaattattcacaatttaaaatataatgaatatatattgAATCAAAATGACTTGTGCTAAGAAAATAAGGGTTCGATGTTCttacaatattgtatatttGGTAATACATTAAAAGTattgaaagttattttataacaataaccatttttcaataattttgtgtGGTGTACAGTAATTACTTTTTACTCTGTTACTAGTTACtggtttttaatgaaaataaaatattttatgaattaaaaaaaatgtgttttttttgacattttcaaCCAATACAAcatggtaaaaaataaatacatataacttGTAGGAGTCAAAGAACCAGTTGTtgttctaaaaattaaaaaaaaaagttggtttgataaaaatacttatttttactttttgggCCTATTTCTGCGTGGCTCTTACACAAaagcttaataaaatattgaataattcAGTATAACTGTTGAACATATTAGAGCTTATATAAATGTGAGCAAAAATTTAATGTGTATTTCTCAAACAGGCTGCGAACAAAATCAGTATGTATGAGACTCCAAAATATGTAGCTGTAGAAAAGACATTGCACCAATTGGTCTAATAACGCAAttctgaaatgaaataaaatatttatagatagaGAGCatgtcaaaaaaatcaaaattcatttatttcaagtaggctcagtttacaagcacttttgacacgtcagttgactatttttaaagattctaccttctttacaaatagtcaactgacgtgaaCCGGTTCGGAATggtggttctgctgagaagaaaccggcaagaaactcaacagttcctccttttatgatttcaaaaaatcaaaatcaaaattcatttatttcaagtaaattgagccaatttacaagcacttttgacacgtcagttgactatttgtaaagattctaccaccggttcggaaggcaggttctgctgagaagataccggcaagaaaatcaacagttgctcttttgaaatgaaaaagtcatacagtactataatttacaattgataacaattacaatttcttataattttacttcctgtgtgaaggtggaagctgatccaatggcctccaagcacctttatcgttaaggaactcatcaatagtgtagtaacctcgactaagtaaatttGATTGATAGATAAACGAATAATAATCTGATGGCGATGATTTTGAACCctttctttaatctttagttaattgtttataactttgcaATTTTTGCGAACAGGCCtctaattttttcaaaaaccatctactatctatataaattcctcaaccatttttataggagacggagaaCTTTTTTGACCTAAATGGCACATGTGAACGAGACTAGtcgtcaataataaaaattttaataaaaaaatacaaccgacttcaaaacctaaaaacgtacccactaaactaaaaagcgaaaaataacgtcataatatgttctacctgctgatcagtatgaaggcagtgctaagccggtgatgtattaatcatcaagccatgtgagaatatcttatagatttagctTTTGCacacagtgttgtttcatgtggtcctgtcagaaatggcttaaattaagacaacaccggctaagcaccgccttcatactgatcagcaggtagaacatattatgacgttatttttcgctttttagtttagtgggtacgtttttaggttttgaagtcggttgtatttttttactaaaatttttattatttttccatttttagtgtaaaattttatctcaaacgaatacatcagacccctaatgacagtcacaacccatcttggtacaaaattctcagcaatacaaattaatcaagccgtttgggcttgattaatttgtattgctgcaaggtagctaccgtaaaccgttaaggggatcccttaattgaccttggtcttcatcattatacccctaataacagacacaactcatctaggtagaaagttctcagcaatacgaattaataaaggccaaacacaaggtagttactgtaaactgttaaggagttcccttaattgtccttggtcttcatcaccaaacccctaaatgacagtcacaacctatttatgtgcaaagttctcattaatacaaattaatcaagcccaaacacaaggtaactgctgtaaatcgccgaggagttccctcgtctattttatggctccatcatcagatcgattttaaaccttcatgaaattgtagtgcttaaaagtactaaatggaaaagtttacgaacacactagacacccatataattttagaaagttctcctcaatttctccaggattctatcatcagatcttgacatgatggcaatggggccaaatggggactataccgtttcaaacaaaaaaagaatttttgaaatcggtccaggcgtctttgagtaatcggtgtacatacataaaaaaaaaaaaataaaaaaaaaaaaaaataccgaccgaattgagaacctcctcctttttgaagtcggttaaaaataccacTTATTTCGTTACCTTTTATGATGAGCTCTGGCTTTGGGTATATCTTCATCCCTCTCCTTTAACAAGTATCTTCTCGCACCAATTATAGCGTTTTTACAATATTCATATCTTTCAACATCTTCCATGACATAGTAGAAGTGTTCATTGTCTTCTTCTTTTATCTTCGTCCGAAGGAAAAGGTAATTCTTGTTGGAAATGGTCCAGACCTTGGTGAGGAACAGTTGAAGAGCGAGATTTGCGGAGTATATGCGGCGTTGGATCTTGAGTAGCCTGGTCAGAGAAATGTAACCAATTATGTTAAgccagagccgtgatagcccagtggatgtgacctctgccttcaatttgtTGGGCGTAAGGTTCGgaaatgcacctccaagttttcatgtgcattttaagaaattaaatatcccgtgtctcaaaatgaagaaaaacatcgtgaggaaacctatgtgtgcgaagtctgccaatccgtattgagccagcgtggtagacttattagcctaaccctctcattctgagaggagactcgtgctcaacagtgatccgaatatagattattaatgatgatgttaaggCAGGACGGACTTGTCGAACTGGCAATATACACACTAATATAACtatcttattattataatattatatcattttaaaattcAGTTATATCGGTTCAATAATTGCAGCGTCAAGAAGTAACAAAGATTCATCCGTACTGTCGCATTTATTatactagagtttggctaatgaaagtagaaacagaaatcgcccgccaaatttaaaaaaatctcaaaattatagtgcaaatattggaataactgagtttaataattataggtactataatatacattagtaatcacaaaaaaaaatatttaaatcaattatgaaaacgcatgtttttttaatttgtttaaatgattttttaaatttggcgggcgattattgttctctactttcattagccaaactctattataataaatgcgaCAGTACGGATGAATCTTTGTTACTTCTTGAAGCTGcaattattgaaccgatttaacTGAATTTTGAAATGATGATACAAATTATGCTGGATTATCACACAGGCTTCTTTTAAtaccaaaaaatccatggccgtacgcgggatttttgaaaatttccgCTAACTTAGACACATTCTCTATGTAGATCTagaggacccggtcaagctttgctttgaatTATGTGAACTTTTTTAGGTGTTTGTATAAAGCATATGTAGGGTAGGTACTAGATAGGGTACCTACCCTACAAATGCTTTATACAAACTTCTACCCCCTATTTTAGGGAAGTAGGGTTAGAAAGAtacaaaaagtagcctgtgtcaCTCCGTTTTGCCATGAaagacgaacaaacaaacagacagatcgACAGacacttttacatttataaattagtatggATTACCACATTCACGTTTTTGGTTGCCTGTGAACTTGTCTTGGCCTCTTGAGCAGGGCGATCATATTCTCTACTCCGAtttgtattgaaattaaaaataaaatatttaaacaaaaagctTACATTGTCTTTCTTCCAAATATCCATAGCAAAGTATCAACTAGAATTGCAGGTAGTACATGAAGTAATAGCATCTGTAATCATATGTAAACATATTTCTACTTCCAATCAATAATAATCTTTTGtatttctatacaagttagcctttgactacaatctcacctgatggtaagtgatgatgcaatctaagattgcagcgggctaacttgacttccatcttagattttaattttaatcaaaatttcctttcgatttctacacgacaccgtaccggaacgctaaatcgcttggcgttatgTCTTTGTCGctaaggtggtaactagtcgcagccgaagcctcccaccagctagactaAGAAAACTTTCCATCAAGTTAGACTTTTgccagtttaaaaaatataaaatctaaactGACTTGAGATGGTAATCGAATATAGACTCTTTATGAAAACCACCACAGCATCAAAGAGGTTgtcgatataaataaaattaaaaaaaaattatttgttgCATTTAACGGCAATCACGCCTTATAGAGTTTTGCTACTGAAAGTAGTAACGAAAATCGAATCTCACgatgtaattataaaaaacaatatctatctatctatctatacttataataaatctgtatagaggttaattctgtacatgaaatatatttccaaaataactatcaggggtgattagtgatcgatactgataccaaaaattcaataagtaatattttcgtctgtctgtctgcatgttcgttatagaaacaaaaactactccacggattttaacaaacttggtacaattattcttcatactcctgggcaggttatagtatacttttcataacgCTACAAtctataggagcagagcagtgaagggaaatgttgggaaaacgggagaagttacaccatttttacagcgatactagtaagggctggattaaagaggtcttagggcggacgaagtcgcgggcgtccactagtttgaAGACATAAAAGGTTTTATTGTAAAACTCACCTTTGTAAAGTAAACAGTTTTATTAGTAGTAAATGTTCCACCGGTAGTCCATAGCATGTCATCCAATGGGTGCGATGCGATAATTATTTTGCCGAGTGTAAAGAGTTCTTTGTGCGATACACTGTAACATTTGGAACCGTTGCAGGTGTTGTAGATTGGTATGTCATCTGTGGGCTCCAATCTGAAATTATAAACAACAGAATATAGAATCTaagaaagagaaaaagaaagaaaaatctttattgctacattatgccacacatcacaattatttcagAATAATAAATACTCTGCCAtttgtggcataacctagaaaaagtcTCAGCTTTTTTCAGTTGAGACCCCGttccaatatattatttttaggaaactcagaagtggattaaaaaaagataagaaaAAGCCAATGTTAAAACAAAGGTTCATTCACAATATGTGTCAGAACAATTAAAGTAACAAgtcaaaatgtaaccaaaatacaaCAGAGTTCACTGATCAAGGCAGAGAGAGATTTTCCCTATCTATCCTTGAAGGATTACTATAGAGTAATCCAGAAGGATTACTACGAGAGATGTTGATGGATCGATCGCCACCGGAACACTGCCACGGACAGTGCTGCGAGCGCCAATGTGCCCCCTCTCACTATTCCCCACTCGTAACGGAGacaactagcgccatctagcgtcATCACAAATTGACCGAATGATTCCAACaatagtgacgtcatatccttcTCAGACTACTCTTTCctaactattaattataattataataatgtcacCGCTACCCGCCGCATCGCAGTAGGTTATTAACGTACGTTGCAAGCTATAGACCCCATAAGAAGCCTCAAAGTCAAAAGGTAGAGTGAGGTATGCTCCGAGTAATTTtacgtgatcgaattagaaatgattagatccgcagaagaaccaaagtcaccgacacaaGCTCAACGactcgcgaaactgaagtggtcGTTTCGGAATTGACTTACTGTTTGGTTCCTCTGACCCAGGACGCTGCTACGACACCTCTGATGACCACGTCAACAGGAATGAAGTCTGGAGCTACGTCAGGGTCTCCGTATATAGTGCGGAGTATTCCTAacaataaatgatatttatatatctttacaaaataaaaacaggtCTCATTGAACAGAATTGGACACTCAACTACGTGGCTTTCTAAAGGtaaaagcaatttcaaaatcggttcagtagatctagtaCCCcgtacaatactacaaactttacatctttataatattagtatagatagacgcatgtaatattaatattataaagcttaagagtttgtttgtttgcttgaacgtgcgaactcaggaactactgatccgatttgaaaaaaaccggttcagtagttagcgtatttatcgaggaaggctaggcAATGAATGTTTCAAAATGGGGGTCTTTTTCATATTTGATAGAGCTTACGCTGTATGCGCTGCAATGTTTTGCGAAAATCACGTAAGCCAGAATTGTtcacctttaaaagttctaaaaaagcCCGCGACAGTAcaatatgtctatcttttaaagTTAGCTCATATAGCCTTTTTTAtgctaattataatatataggggtacggtagggtttGAGAtcgggttgggtagggtagagtgggagtagaataggataggggtagggaatgagtcaaagtgaagcttgaccaggtccacTAGTATAAAATGCGTACCTTTTCCACTGGCAATCACCAGACTGATTGGTCCATTGAAGTTTTCAATCCATCCAGGGACTGGTTCATTGACACTTGCCACcactgaaaattattattatcatattttttattaataattgattttaataatagctttttttatattgaattacTTAactattaatgtttatttaggaTAAAATTGACACAACAGTGGATTGgatgtttatgtttaattatgaaaatttattaaaatataaaagaactagcggacgcccgcgacttcgtccgcgtaaaaattgatgtaaacttctctacctctaccttaccctgctcgtaaacctacccaaccctaccctaccctacccctaccttactcctactcTACCGCAAGCaaaccctccccccaccttacccctaccctaaccctacccgtaacctatccataccctaatctacccctaccctacccctaccttacccctatcctaaccctaccctaaccgtaccctacccctaccctgcccctatcctactcctcccctaccctatacgttccatatccttcccctacctctaccttgcccctaccctacacaacccctaccttatccgtaccctaccctaccctaccccttccctacccctatcctatccctaccctcagcgaaattggtccagccttttgtgcgtggtgcaatgaccaaaaaactataatttcccaag
Above is a window of Bicyclus anynana chromosome 8, ilBicAnyn1.1, whole genome shotgun sequence DNA encoding:
- the LOC112045116 gene encoding fatty acyl-CoA reductase 1, with the translated sequence MTFLEDRDLTDVPRIPEYYAGKTIFMTGGTGFMGKVLLEKLIYSCPDLDRIYLLLRPKKGVKPADRLSTIYASNCFDRLRNERPGVFESKTCYVEGDCSEIGLGLSDEDRSLIISRTHIIYHAAASVRFDDSLKMSLKLNLRGTREVIDLAQQLRHLECFVHVSTSYANINCDPIEEVMYPPHADWREVLEICENIDDHTLNVLTPKYIGALPNTYVFSKQLAEHLVYEQKGKLPVIIIRPSVVVASVNEPVPGWIENFNGPISLVIASGKGILRTIYGDPDVAPDFIPVDVVIRGVVAASWVRGTKQLEPTDDIPIYNTCNGSKCYSVSHKELFTLGKIIIASHPLDDMLWTTGGTFTTNKTVYFTKMLLLHVLPAILVDTLLWIFGRKTMLLKIQRRIYSANLALQLFLTKVWTISNKNYLFLRTKIKEEDNEHFYYVMEDVERYEYCKNAIIGARRYLLKERDEDIPKARAHHKRIALLDQLVQCLFYSYIFWSLIHTDFVRSLFEKYTLNFCSHLYKL
- the LOC112045115 gene encoding scavenger receptor class B member 1 isoform X1, which translates into the protein MKELVQIWNRVTGKQYASVNPNDKELRDLSNNRLRRDIDTSAFEANLSECEGLNNKFNDDLEFSERKDQIINRLFSKRRHGQLTRKPKCLFLLFLLGVISLGMGFVILFLHPYDALFRWKVVLSDGGEIFESWRKPEVKLYTRIYLFNITNAEQYMSGQDTKVKVKEVGPFVYREALEHSNVTFNDNGTLSTIPLHPLIWEEELSEGNKEDDILYLPHIALLSIANVVSQESFMTRFGLNNLIGLTNSQPLMKMTAKEFMMGYKSELMTLGNTFMPSWIYFDKLGLIDRMYDFNGDYETVFTGETDVSRSGLIDTYRGSTDLPQWDGKHCSNVQNASDGTKFQGGVSRNQSVLFYRKSLCRAAPLIPAEEGVKNGMKAYKYVFPEHMLDNGKFIEENKCFCRHGKCLPEGLIDVTDCYYGFPIALSYPHFYKGDEVLFSKVEGLTPNKEQHETRFWVQPNAGLPLDVSSKFQINMALGDISMIRHTEKFSNMYLPLLWFDIRMYTLPPPLELKFKMYLNILPVAEQCWMYISFIAGTILILVTSYILTFKIMFKSYSKKNTINFRPSIWVEREKNNKVNNRGDIYAPCELPLSDTDSDQTFDTKTTFMKTQSDKIKELGRRLSDRVHDVKGKFELGHSKQTAKHNDRKNSLINPDESQDETNEAFKSDSSESDSDTKTYRFVKQSDSEDNCKYLEVLDDGSEFDDADRRRKNSKNELYIHIE
- the LOC112045115 gene encoding lysosome membrane protein 2 isoform X2; translation: MYRENRLFLLFLLGVISLGMGFVILFLHPYDALFRWKVVLSDGGEIFESWRKPEVKLYTRIYLFNITNAEQYMSGQDTKVKVKEVGPFVYREALEHSNVTFNDNGTLSTIPLHPLIWEEELSEGNKEDDILYLPHIALLSIANVVSQESFMTRFGLNNLIGLTNSQPLMKMTAKEFMMGYKSELMTLGNTFMPSWIYFDKLGLIDRMYDFNGDYETVFTGETDVSRSGLIDTYRGSTDLPQWDGKHCSNVQNASDGTKFQGGVSRNQSVLFYRKSLCRAAPLIPAEEGVKNGMKAYKYVFPEHMLDNGKFIEENKCFCRHGKCLPEGLIDVTDCYYGFPIALSYPHFYKGDEVLFSKVEGLTPNKEQHETRFWVQPNAGLPLDVSSKFQINMALGDISMIRHTEKFSNMYLPLLWFDIRMYTLPPPLELKFKMYLNILPVAEQCWMYISFIAGTILILVTSYILTFKIMFKSYSKKNTINFRPSIWVEREKNNKVNNRGDIYAPCELPLSDTDSDQTFDTKTTFMKTQSDKIKELGRRLSDRVHDVKGKFELGHSKQTAKHNDRKNSLINPDESQDETNEAFKSDSSESDSDTKTYRFVKQSDSEDNCKYLEVLDDGSEFDDADRRRKNSKNELYIHIE